One Seriola aureovittata isolate HTS-2021-v1 ecotype China chromosome 3, ASM2101889v1, whole genome shotgun sequence genomic window, atgacttcttTCTCTCCGTCCCTAAATCTTGCAACAAATGCACTAAATttgcaacactgcaggctgtaaacaaaaaaaactgcctgCAACAAATCACTATGAAAGATCAAGGTCCAATGAGGACATTTCAACTCAGTCACGTGGCATTCGGCTGACCAGTTGTGGAAAcatgatcagtcagtcaattaGTGACATTCACCATTATAGGGCTGCGGTCCAACCAAAAGCACATTTTCTCTGGTTGCATGGTATTTTGCACGGTAAAGCTGACAGTGGAGtactataaaaacattttttttgtgtgacgTGATCTACTTTCCATGTTACTGAatcttgtttccagtctttaaggaaactaagctaaccagctgctgcctgtaGCCTTAGATTTAATGGACACTACAGAAATCCTCTATAGAAATCCGAATGTAAAAGAGATGTTATTAGTCCTTTGTGCATCACCTCACAGAAACTTTTACGTAATGAATGTTCAAGCAGAGGTGCTGCAGTGCTGtgctcattcatttttattgagcTTCCCTGTCAAGCAATTaagttatttcatttcaattcaatttatttcATTCTGCAGTTGTATGTGTGAAGACCTCAGCAGTGCTGGAGGTGAGCGGCCATGTTGATGGAGAGGTCTCCATCCAGTGCTCTGTTAGCTGGACCAAAGACAACAGCTCCGAACACAGCAACATGTACTTCTGTAAAGGAGTCTGCTCCAGAGAAAACATTCTCATTCAGACTGAGAGGAAGAGGTCAGCCGTCACACGACGGGGGAGATACAGCATGGAGGTCGACAGAGGAGATGGAGTCTTCAACGTGACCATGAAGAAGCTGAAGAGGTCGGATGCAGGGAGATATTGCTGTGGCGTGGGGAAAACCTTTAGTGTGCTGTACCAGGAGATCAATCTCATAGTCCTAGATGGTAAGTTTTTGCAGGACTGTTCTATCAAACTCCTTTTCTTCAGTCTGCTGGTAAGCTGAAATCCAAATCAACCACATGAAGATGATTAGTGTAAATAGATCTTTAACAGATAATATAAACCTGGTGTTGAGCATTTAAACATACTGAGCCCACCAGAGTTTTCATATAGCTGACAGTGTGGGAATAGGctactttttttgtttcaaaagttTGAAATTATTATATGTACTATATTTCTTGTGATGCGTCTTCACTCTTTTATAGACTAAGGCAGTAACAATGTCACATGAGCTCGCACACTTAGAGTATTCCTTGCCAGTCATCCTCCGTTCTGCTCTCTCAAAGCTTCCACTGTTCCCCCTGGatctcctccctccaccaccaccctgcAGACCGAAGCAGAAACTCTGCCCCAGGGCAGCTCTCATTCCAGCACTGAATCGTCACCGGCAGCATCAACGCTGCCCACTACAGAGAAGACAAACCAGCAAGCAACAGTCAACCTCTCAGGTATATCACActcactgtcagcagctgtgctccacaagacaaaacattttttacatgttaTAACGCAgcctaataataatgatttggtcagtttgaataataatttaatcatGCATGGATGTTTTTAGCTTCACTTTGCAGAATGAAGTACGTGCGCAGTTTGACACTTTAGGCTGTTTtgacattcatctgctgaaggggAAAAGGTTTGAGGCCTCACAAACACTGATAATGATCTTTCCAATGAAGCAGGAGACTTTGTGTGTCCAGTagttaaacttttgaaatgaacagTATTTGCACAT contains:
- the LOC130165206 gene encoding CMRF35-like molecule 3 isoform X1 gives rise to the protein MYFCKGVCSRENILIQTERKRSAVTRRGRYSMEVDRGDGVFNVTMKKLKRSDAGRYCCGVGKTFSVLYQEINLIVLDASTVPPGSPPSTTTLQTEAETLPQGSSHSSTESSPAASTLPTTEKTNQQATVNLSDTTVVIIVSVSLALLVCAFIPLVFYGHWRSNAEGESRHEVNKGEADFCEGNADGSSTQLTVRLQSLEPDPESFAQDASQYAAIYQALDPKALD
- the LOC130165206 gene encoding CMRF35-like molecule 3 isoform X2, which encodes MYFCKGVCSRENILIQTERKRSAVTRRGRYSMEVDRGDGVFNVTMKKLKRSDAGRYCCGVGKTFSVLYQEINLIVLDASTVPPGSPPSTTTLQTEAETLPQGSSHSSTESSPAASTLPTTEKTNQQATVNLSDTTVVIIVSVSLALLVCAFIPLVFYGHWRSNAGESRHEVNKGEADFCEGNADGSSTQLTVRLQSLEPDPESFAQDASQYAAIYQALDPKALD